A segment of the Aureliella helgolandensis genome:
TCTCCAGTACTACGCCATGCAGTTGATCGAAGGTAGAACCCTCGGGGAACTCATTGCCAGCCTCCAACAAACAGACGCGTCTCCCGTCCGAGACCTCTCGTCGACACTCAGCACCATCGGACACGCCAGTTCAACTCAAGAGCCAAAGCCTAACAATTCGACTCGCAAGGTTCTGTCGACCGTCCTAACTAATTCGGGGGAACGAACACGCCATTTCCGATCGATGGTGCAATTGATTTACCAGGCCTGCATGGCGCTGGACCACGCCCACGAATGCGGAGTCGTCCACCGCGACATCAAACCGGGAAACCTGTTGATCGATGGGACGGGTAAACTGTGGGTTACTGATTTTGGCTTAGCTCAGATCGAACATAGCGATGCACAGCTGACCCGTTCTGGAGATGCCTTGGGGACGGTGCGTTACATGAGTCCCGAACAGGCCACGGGTAACCGGCTCATCCTAGATCACCGCACCGACATTTACTCCTTGGGAGTAACGCTGTACGAGGCATTGACCTTGGAGCCGGCGGTTAGGGGCCAGGACTATCGAGATATGCTGAATCAGGTAGCCGAGCGAGAGCCGACCGCTCCCAAGCTGGTGACACCAGGTCTTCCAACGGAACTCGACACCATCATTCGCAAAGCGATCGCCAAGGAACCATCGCAGCGATACGCGACGGCACAGAAGTTTGGCGACGATTTGCGTGCTTGGCTGGATGACAAGCCAATCGCAGCCCAACCACCAACCTGGCTCGACCGTTTGGGGAAATGGCGTAAGCGAAATAACCACTTGGTAAATATGGCGGCCGGCTTGCTGGTCGTCGCCACCGTCGGCCTGTTCGTCGCGATGCTGCTCATTTTGCATGAACAACGTGAAACACGCGCGGCCCTTGATAGTGAAATGCGTCAGCGGGCCATCGCTGAGGAAAACTTTCGGCAAGCGCGCCTCGCCGTGGATACCTTTAGCGAATTGAGTGAAACCGAGTTGGCCTATCGCCCTGAATTCCAAAGCCTGCGGCGCCGCATCCTCGAAACGTCGCTGGAGTTTTACCGGGATTTTTTAGCCAAGCGTTCGGAGAATGCGCAAGACTCCCGAGAGCTGAGCATCGCCTCCGAAAAGGTCGAACGCATGATCGGAGAGCTGCAACTGTGGGACGATGTCTCTCCGTTGCTACTCTTAGCCGACCCTCGCGTCCTCAACGACTTGCAGATCGCGAAGCCCCAGGGTGAAGAATTACTGGAGCGCGTCCAAGAGCTGCAGGAAGCCCGCATGGCTCTAGGGGACGACAGTGGCCTGCTAATGGTAGGCTCTCAGACAGACATCGCCCTCAAGTTGCGTGAATTTGTCGCCACTCTCAGTGAACAGATTAGCGCTCAGCAGATGCTGCGGCTGCGGCAGATCCTCAGGCAGCAACACTTACCGTTTACCTTTCTGACTCGGGAAATCGTAGATGCCTTGCAAATCACGCCAGAACAACAGCAGTCGATCAGCAGAATCATTCATGAGGAACGTCCAGATCGTCGCGGACCGCCATCCAACGGAGGCCCGCCTAACTTCGGTCCAGGCGGTCCAGGCGGCCCAGGCGGCCCGGGCGGCCCGGGAGGGCCGGGAGGGCCGGGAGGGCCGGGAACGCCGCCGTTCCGCCCCGATTTCGGCAGAGGCGGGCCAGGCAATTCCTTAAGCGATCCCTTGGGGCCTCCCAACGATCGTCCTCCTCGGAGCCGCGACGAAGAGGGGGCACAAGATTACAGCGAGGCAGGCCATCCCAGGAATGGCGGGCAGAGAGACCTCGACGGTGATTTGCGATGGCAACAGTCGCGTGACCGAACCGTGGAGCGTATCCTTGGAGTTCTAACCTCCGAACAACGCTCCATCTGGAAAGGCCTGCACGGCCCGCCCTTTGCCCCACGTCCAACGCAGTAGTCAGTAGTCAGTCACCCATCGAAACGCACCGCGCATGAAACGCCAAGACCAAACTTCCAATCGCCGTCAATGGCTCTCCGCACTATGCCTATCGTGGCTGGCCTGGTGCGTCTTACCCTGTGTCTCGATGTTCGCTGAAGAGGCTCCACCCAATATCGTCTTGATCATCGCGGATGACATGAATTGGGACGACTGTGGTGCATACGGGCACCCAGCCATCCGAACATCAAACATCGATCTCCTGGCCTCCCAAGGCATGCGATTTCAGCACGCCTATCTGACCACGAACTCTTGCAGCCCATCCCGTTCCAGCATTTTGACCGGCAAGTACCCGCACAACACCGGAGCGGAACAGCTCCATTGGCCGCTTCCCGAGGGAAGCCCAACATTTGCGGCAGAGCTTCGCAAACTGGGTTACTACACAGCGGCGGCAGGTAAGTGGCATTTGGGCGACGCGGTGCGTCCTCATTTTGATCGAATCTACGAAGCCTCAACAGCTGGGTTCGTACTCCCCAGTGGCCAGAATGGTGAAGCTCCCCAGATGGTTGCGGCGCAACCCAGCGGCTGCGAAGATTGGGTCCAAGCCCTTGAAGACCGCCCACGCGATCGTCCCTTTTTTCTGTGGTTGGCCTCACTCGACCCACATCGAGAATACACTCGAGGCGCATTGGATCCTCCACACCGTGCCGAAGATGTGATCGTACCAGCGCATCTACCTGACACGCCTGAGGTTCGCGAAGATCTTCGACTGTACTACGACGAAATTGGGCGATTGGATCTCTATGTTGGTCGCGTGCTAGAAAAGCTAGCTGAACAGAACGTGGCCGACAATACCTTGATCCTATTTATCAGCGACAACGGTCGCCCATTTCCACGCGACAAGACCACACTCTATGACGGGGGAATTCGCACACCATGGATTGTGCGATGGCCGGCTCGAGTTCGCGCCGCTACGGTGAGCAATGCCCTCGTAAGCAGTGTCGATATTGCATCCACTTTTCTGGAAATCGCCCGTGGCAGCTCCACCTCCCCCTTTAACAGCGAGGGAATGAGCTTTGCCCCCATTCTCAGCGATCCGCTAGCCGAACATCGCAAGCATGCTTTTGCGGAAGACCACTGGCATGACTACGAGGATCATGCGCGGTGTGTAGTCACTCAACGTTACAAGTTGATCCGCAATGATTATTTCGACCTGCCTTCGACGCCATCGGCCGATGCAGGGAGAGGGCTCAGCTGGCAAAAAATGCTGCAACTGCAATCCGCGGGGCAACTGCCGCCACATCAACAAGGGTGCTTTGTAGCACCGCGTCCTCAATGGGAACTCTACGATTTGCAACGCGACCCAGGTGAGCTGCACAATTGCATCGCGGATGCTGCTTACCAAACAACTCGGGACCAGCTGACGGCGGCCCTCCAGACCTGGTCGCAGGAGACCAACGACTATTTACCAACTCGCCGCACGCCTGATGAATTCGATCGCGTTACGGGTGAGCCCGACGCCAGTGTACGAGTGCGACCACGCCACTCGAAAATCGAGATGTTTGGGACCAATGGCAAATACTAAATTACCTGCACTTCCACTTCGTCCACAGCCCTAGTGAGTTCGTCGTGAGCAGTGTACGCAGCAGACTACTTTCTTGGGAAGCATTTTTACCACTTCCACTTCGTAGGGCTGGTACTCGATCTTCGGAACGTTCACTTTCACTTTGCGAGTCTGTTCCACCGGTTCGAGTTTGTAGACAGTCTCTTCAGCGCACTCGATGGTGTGCTTTTTAGGTGTCTTAACGCAATAGAAAAAATCCTTTTTGGTCTCTTGGAAGACCAACTGCTTTTCGCAATCCTGTTCAACTCTTACGTCGGGGATCATGCGTGCCTTTTCTTCAAGGCAGCACTCTTCAACACACACTGGACCACACTCCGTACAGACTTGCTTCTGCACACAGGTTTGGCCCATTTCGTATTGTGGAACCAGCACGTTGTTGACGCGCGTCACATCAACGTTGACCAACTGGCAACTCTTCTCGACGATCTCCTTCGACTTGACTTCATCCAGCAAGTAGCAGAGCTCTTTCTTGATGGTACGCTTTTCAGGCACCCGTCGGAATGCAGTGTAAGTCTCTTCCCGCTCTTCACAAGTTTCCACCAAACAGGGTTTCAAGCGGGTCTCAATGACCTTCACGGGGCACATCATGGTCGTCTCAACCAACATGTGTTGCTGACACGCTTTACCACACTGGCCACATCGGTGGAGTAGGCCCTCCGATTGCACGACAGTCGGTACCAACCATGTGCCGAGTACCGCGAGGAAAAGGTAGACTGGGGTACGGAAAATTGCATCCATGCGTTTCATAACCGATATCCTGTTTCTGCGTCTCGGTTGAGGCTTAACTGTTCAACACTGACTTTCGAGGGCGTCTCGTTTGCCTAAGAACGAGTACCTTAATCATCGGCAGTCCGCAAAATGCAACTTGGGAAGTGAGTGCAGAAATAAGTGCTGTTTTGGAGTCCAGATTTTCGAATGCGCGAAGATATGGCGATCGTGAGCATAGTCCGGGGGGGCAAGCTCAGGTCCTCGCCTGTGAGCGAGGAGCACGATTCCGATTACCTTAGGTTCAAGAGCGTATCGATCGGAGCGGCCCAAGGAGCGAGTAGACGCTATATCCGCGGTGCCCAGCTGGCGGAGATTTTCGATAGATCCCCGTCTAAGGACGCGGGAGCACTTGGACGTCGAGTTCCAATTCCTGCCCACGTCTCCACACTCTGAGCTTGACGGTTGTATCGATTGGAGTGCTTGCGATTTGCCGGATTAGTCCCAGGGGCCCTGTTACCTCCCAACCATTAAAGGAGACACAGATATCCCCAACCAGAATGCCAGCCTGCTTGGCCGGGCTCTCCCCCTCCGAAACCAGCGATTCGACGTAAGCCCCCTGCAGTGAATCGAGCCCCGCCACCGCTGCTCGAGAACGGGTAACATTGCTGAGCTGGAAACCAAGCCAACCTCGCGGCATCTCACCATGCTGCTGCAATTGCTTAAAGACGCTCTTCGCAGTGTTACTCGGCAGAGCGAAACTAATCCCCGCAAAGGAATCACCGGCTATGGCGGTGTTGATCCCAATCACAGCCCCCTGGGCATCAATAAGCGGTCCGCCACTATTTCCGGGGTTAATGGAAACATCGGATTGCAAGAAGTCCTGGAAGGGGCTGTCCAATAGAGTGGGGCGGTTGGTGGAGCTGACCACTCCCATCGAGACGCTTTGGTCCAGCCCATAGGGGCTGCCAATTGCCCACACCAGATGCCCGCTGGAAACCTCGTCACTGTCGCCCCATTTCAAGGCGGGCAATGTCAAATTGGCCACTTTCAGTACAGCCAAGTCGGTAAGAGGGTCAAACCCCAGTAGTGTTGCCGGCCGTCTGGGAGCCCCTTGCCCGCTAACCGTAATCGAATCGGACAACCGCACGACGTGGTAGTTCGTCAACACCAGATCGGTATCGAGCACGATCCCCGAGCCAATGGTTTCTTGCGGTAGGCGGCCAAAATAGGTTTCCAACTCGTTGGACTGAACGAGGCGAGCATCGAGCGTCACATCGACTCTCACGACAGATTTAGCGGCAGTTTCAACCAGCTGCGCAGCACCTTCGGAAAGGGTAAGCAGGCTGGCGGCAGTGGCGGCGAGTTCTCGAGGAGGCGAATCCTTCGTTTGCGATGCGAGCGGCGCCGCCGACTCGCGACTACTGGACCAAATCAAGGCCAATAGTGCGATACCGGTTGCCAAGCATGCCAGCATCTCTGCGCGACTAGGCCTCGACATAGGTATGGAACAATTCAAAGAGGAGAGGAAGCGTTGCTATGGCTGCAATTGCGCGGAAAGGAAAGCCGAGTCCTGTCCTCGATTTGCATTGTCAGATGCAGGGAAGGCCACGGGGAGTTCTACGACGTTTAGGAGATCCTTGGGACCGGCCGTCGGAAACTGAGGTACCGCTCCAGAAATGGACTGTTGCGTAACCTGCGTTCGAACCTGCCGCACGAATTCACGCCAGTCTACCATTCCGTCGCTGTTGGAGTCAGGAGTTTGCAGTAGCGAGCTCTGGATCGCGGACGTAAACAAACTCGCTTGAGAGCCTCGGTATTCCGCAGCCAATTGATTGCCTTCGGATGCGGTTAATGTCAGCACGAGATCTCCTTGCAGGTAGCGCACCGCCTTCTTAAGATTGCCGCTTTCCAGCGGCTGGATGGCACCACTATGGCAAGTATCCAAGATCGCAATTTTGCGACATGGAACATCGGCCCAGCCCATTAGTTCGCGGAAGCTCAGGCAATCCTGAAAATTCCGTCGCATCAAATCGTTATAGCGTGCGTTGGCGGTGATGAAGTAGTACTGATCAGTCGCTTCATCGACCAAGCCGTGCCCGGAGGCAAACAATACGATGAGATCGTCAGGTCGTACATGCTCCAATTTGGATTTGAGTTGTCGCACCGTACTCCTCCAAACGGTAGGCGTCACATTGGCGTCGGTCAAGCTTAGTGGAACGACATCATAGACCTCAGCAGCCTTGGCCAATATCGCGTTCATGAATGTGCTCGCATTGGCGGCTCCCAATTCAAGATTGGGCACTCGGCTGTCGCGATATTCACTCACTCCGGCCGAGAGTAGGTAGAGCTTGGGCTTACCCACTCGTTTCAGTGCATGGGGTCGCGAAAGCTGCAGCAGATCGGTTCCGACCAATTTTTCTCTGGTCGAACAAACGACTTGGAATTGCAGCTGCTTATCAGCCGGCAAAACGGCTTGCCATTGCAGGCGGATTTTCTGCCGCCCGTCTGCCAGCACCTCTGCTTTCGACTCGGAGTAATGCTGCGCAACCACGCCACTGACGAAGGCTTTGGCGGTCGCCAACTCCTGGCCACGTTGCAAAACGACCTCCGCCTGAACGGTGATTTCACGGCCTTCGATCACCTGGTCGGCAGTCGGTGACAAGATCTCGATATGTGGCTGCAACGCAATGGAATTCTGCAACACCGCCTCGAAACCAATTTTTTGCTTCCCGGCTAGGTCCGCCGCTTGTTCGACGCTGCCCGACTCGAGCAATCCCCGCAAGAGATCGGGACGCTCTAAAACCGCTTGAAAGCGATCTGCACGGTAGAAATCAGGTTTACGCTCGAGTCCACGATTGATCTGCCAACCGAACAGACTGTTGCCGTTGAACGAGGCGTCGTAAAACCCCGAAGGAGTCCAAACAGCCCACTCTCGATCGGCGGCAATCACTTGAGCTGCAATTTCACGCCAGTGAGCGTAGGACTGAAATCCAGGTACCTCCACTCCCCCACGTTCGAATACGAACCGGACGGCGAGGTCAAATCTTGGCTTCTCCAGAAATTCGATCAGCTTGCCTGGGTCCTTGAAAGTCGTTCGCTGCAGGGTCCCACCTGCCTGATGGGACTCATATGAAATCTCCTTGATTCGATCTCCCTCACGTAAGCCTTTGAGATACAGTGGGCCAGTTAAGCATGGATTCTGCGCTACAACCACTCCATCGACTTCGGCGAACTGAAATCCCCAAGTTGCGCGAGGCGGCTGCATCGTGGATTGCCCCACACAGCCGATCAGCGGCCAAATTCGAATTGTGCAATCGGCCGAACTGCTGATGAGGTAGAGCCCATCTGGAGAATTGTCGAGTGATTCGACGGCTCCTTCATGACCTCGAAAGACGCGCGTCAAAGGGCATAAATTCTGATCCTTGGCTGGTAGGGAGAAGACCCAAATATCATTTTGACCGGTCAGAGAAACTGCAACCCCGCTGACCTGCCCCTCCGAATCACGGATCCAGGCAGCCCGTTCCACCCGGCTGTTGGGTTTGACGGCATAATGGGCATCAAGATCGAGACGACCGATGCGTTGATCGCCCCGCAGCACCCAATCTTGCGGAACTGCATTCGGAGTATTGGATTGAGCAGCCAGACTCCAAGAGTTGGCAGCGAAACGCTGGTTGCGATCTGCAGTGGAACGCCACTGGACTCCCTCCGCCTCGATCCACTTCATTTTTTGTCCATCGAATGCAACGTTTTGTCCCTCGAACTGCGTTCGCCAGCGGTAGGGCAACTCCTGTGCAAACACAACTTGAGCAGGACTGGCAATTTCCTCTCGATCCGGGAGCACTTGTAAAGCTTGCTCTCGTTCGATTGCCAGCAACTCAATCTTCCGGCCATTGCCAATGACCAAAGCTTCCGTGTTGGGAGAAAACTCAAGTCCATGGATGGGCGCACTGCGTTGAAACTCCCGAACCAACTCAGGTGTTGCCGCACCGTTCAACCGCCAGACCTGCACAATGCTATCGTCCCCTCGTACGCTCACCGCCGAGGCGGCCAGATAGCGTCCATCGGCCGAGAAAGTTACCGATTCAAAACGGTAGCCGCCGAAGCTGGCAACGGCCTTCAGCGCCAAATTGCCCTGAGCATTCCAAACATACAAAAATCCAAGTTCATCACCTGCCGCCACGTAACGGTTGGCGTTACATGCCGCTACGCAAGTCACTTGCGTTCCCTGAGAATCCCGAATTGAGGGGAGCAACTGAGACGGCGTGAAAGTGCGTCCCTCGGTCGATAGAAAGTGTTCTGCTGCCAACTGCAACGCGTAGGCGGCAGACTGTTGATTCACGAGCGGCGCGTTGCGTTGCAGGCGGGTGGTGATCGCGCCGCTATCGATATCGATAACATCAATGGTCCACTGGGGTTGGTCTGCTGCGACCACCAGGCTATTGGGGCTGAGGGTATCGAACGTCCCGTAGAGGAAGTTTTCGGTTGCCGACGGTTTTCGCAACCAGCGATGGCCCCAATCTCCAGCATTGGACTGCTGCCAAACCGCAATCCCATGTTGTTGATCCATGGCTAATAGGCGACGCGAAGCAGTGTCTGTCAGTAGCCGCATGCGAAGGATGGCAGAATGGTGCCCACTCTGCGCCTCGACGACCGGAGGCAGCCAAGCCTCGGTGCGGGTATTCACGGCCACGATCTCGCCTTGTTGGCCATCTGCCCCGGCGCCCGCCAAGAACAGTTCCTCCCCGTCGTTCACAAGGCTGAGAATGGCGCCCAGCTCCGCTCTCTGCACTTGCCAGCGGTACGTAGCGTGATGTCGCCACTGGGAATTTGCACCGTCCTCGGTCAGTTGCCAGTGCTGTACGAGTTTATCCTCTCCCGCGGTGAAGAGATTTCGCCCCGATTCATCAAATTCGAGTGCACGAATCGGTCCCGTATGTTCCGCTTCAATCAATCTTAGCCACGGGGTACGGTCACGGCTATTCTCAAGAATCTGTTGTAAAGAGTCCTCCTGCGGAGATGCCTGCTCCTGGGTACTCGGAACATTCTGCGGCTTGGGCAGCTCCGACTCACTCGGAATGCTCGCCGGAGTCGCGACTAGCTGGGTCCCTGGCAACGTCGACTCACTGGGCAGGGGCGGGGCTGCCGCTTCGACTTGCGCGCCGCCCCGGTCGGACGGAGAGGAATAGTAGTAGCTGGGCAATGACGATTCTGAGGCGAGCGTTTGAGCCTGGGCTCCTCCGGGCGAAAACAGGGTCAACAGTGCTGCAGCGCCGACGCCCCATGCGACCAACCCTGCCATGCTGGGGACTTGAAACCAGGCCACCGGAAAACGGAACGCGAGAGCACCAGTGCGTCGGTAAACGGTCTGACTGTAAGCCAGTTGTGTCATCGGAGCCTCAAATCGTATCGTGAACGAATTCTCAAATAGTGGACGTAAGTTCCTAGGCTCATCATAAGGATTTTCCCAGGCATCCTGCTTAAGTTGTCGATCGAAACTTAAGAATGTTGCGTGACCATCTGCGAATCGGGCTAAATAAAAGATAGAACAACGTTGGATTTTGGCAAGAAATCGAGCAACCTAGGCAGCCTTTAGACGACAACTGGAGTGTAAGTGATGGCAATCGCACCTCTGCGAGAGATCGCGCCGTGCAATATTCTGCCTTATATCCACTCAGCCCCGCACAAGCCAGGACTACTGCAATGCGAATCGAGAACACAGGATTCCATGGTTTCCGGTTCATCATCCCCCAGGCAATTCTATGCTTGGGACTGTTTGGGACGGCATCCAACCTAACCCTTGGGCAGGAGCCTCCCTCGGCGGTTGGCAACGCATTGCAGGGTCTATTCAACCCTGGATCGGCCCCGGACGCCAATACGATGGGGCTGCTGCAACGCAGCAACTTCATCGACAAAGTCGCGTCGGCTACGGGCCGAATTGAGATTGCTCTCGTGGTCGATGCTACGGAGAGCATGGAGAAGGAACTGCAGGGAATCCGCTCGATGTTGCTGTCTATGCTCAACGACGTCCGACGGATCGCCGGGGAGGAAGTCTATGTACAAGTGGTGGTCTATCGAGACACGGATGCCGCGAGTGGTGTCGTGAGCTGGCCTCTAGGCACTCAAAGCTTTACGAACGCCCCTGAAATCATCGAAAAGGGACTCGCAAAACTCAAGCCCGAAAGTGGCGCCCCATACTTCCATGAAGCCGTCGACCAAGGATTGTATGCAGCCCTCAGCGAACTCAAGTGGAATCCCAATGACCGAACCGCTCGATGGGTATTCCTTATCGGAGATGCTCCCCCGTTCGACAACGGATTTAGCGAGCCAGAATCGAAGGCCGAACGAAAGCATTCCACGGAGCAGCTCGTCCAATTGGCGCAACAACAGGGAATCGAAATCAACGCGATCCTGTGCCCCACACGCGAAAAGGATGCGGCCATCTACGAACAGGTCGTCGGTTTAACGCGCTACTTTTTTGGAGAGCTGACAAGCCAGACCGGTGGATGGATGTTGGACCTCTCTGATCCACAGTTGGTCAGTAGCGTCGAACAGGCAGCGCGCAATGCGGTTTCGGAGTTCATCAAGATCGATGCCATCACCCGCGCAGAAATTGAAGAAGTGCGTTCTGCCGCCGGAGCGCAGAAAGCGAAAATTGCGCCGCAGACTCGCGTCCGTGTCGCAGTCATGCCACACCTGAAATTGGAGGAGATGAATTTCTCGCGTCGCGACCCCGCTGTCCGCTTTGCCGACGAGATGCGTTCTCAATTGGAGACCATCGGACTGGATGTCGATGTCGTCAGCAATCACGTCCTCGAACGAACCTTCTATAAAATCAATACGAAAGGCATGCCTCGAGAAGCTGCACTGCAACTCATTGGGCAAGGCGTGGATGCTGATTATGTATTCTGGGGTGCCCTGATTGATGGCTCTCCTGATCGTGTTGAATCGGGCGTATTGGACACAAAAACGGGCAGGTTCGTGGTTTCCATTCCAGGAGGCGTGGAAACAGAATTCCCCGCCCGCGCAAGTCTCTGCTCCACCGTGCTTGACGCCCTGGCGCAAGCTTCGAAGCAGGGAGGCAATCCAATTCAGTTAGCGCGAGTCCAACGCAAGTTCCAAACTCGACTGGTCGCCAGCACGGAAGAACTCGAGCGTTTGACCATCGCTGCTCGCGGAAGCATCGCGGATGCTATGCAATTGCAAATGGGAGAAGGAAACAGCCAACAACTGTTCCAAGATGCCCAGCGGGATTTGGAGGCAGCCTTGAAACTGGATCCCACCGATCCAATCGTGAACCTTCTGCTATCGAATGTTTACTTCAGCCAATACCAAATCCTGCAAGCTGCCCAATCTCCTGATGCGGCCAGCAAACGCCGCTTAGCGAGTCAATTTATTGGAGAAGCCAAGCGGAACTCCAACCGACTCTTAGATGCGGATCGCATCGAGATCGACGCCGACTTCAGTTTCATTCGTGGGAATTTCGGTGAGGCTGCCAAGCTCTATGAACAACTGGCTGAACAGGGAGACACACTGTCCCACGTCGAACGCGCGCGTTGGATGCTGACCGGCATCTACTCTGGCGATTGGGGGATCGACGAGAGTGCACCCGAGCTGGTAGATGCCAACAAGGCGAGGACACAAGTTGTGCAACTCCTCGCGTTCTTTGCGGAGAGCCCACACACGCGTTTGCTAGAAAAACACCTACTGTGGGATGAACAAAGTGGAAGCACGCTGAGCGCCAGCCTCCCTCGAACTCACGTCGCATTGCCCCTCGAGTAGGAACATCATGCTTTGAGACGCTTGCAAACGGCTGGTTAACCAGCCTGTGGGCGTAAATCTGCCGGCTGGGGAAACGGTCTTTTAGTTGTCTCACAGGCTTCGTATACCATCTGACACTCGTAGAAATCCCAGATCATGATGGTCGCGTCATCGAAGCAAGCAATCAACAGACCATCGACTATTTTCAACTGCAAAACTTCGGCAGCGTAATCGGCCGTC
Coding sequences within it:
- a CDS encoding caspase family protein, producing MTQLAYSQTVYRRTGALAFRFPVAWFQVPSMAGLVAWGVGAAALLTLFSPGGAQAQTLASESSLPSYYYSSPSDRGGAQVEAAAPPLPSESTLPGTQLVATPASIPSESELPKPQNVPSTQEQASPQEDSLQQILENSRDRTPWLRLIEAEHTGPIRALEFDESGRNLFTAGEDKLVQHWQLTEDGANSQWRHHATYRWQVQRAELGAILSLVNDGEELFLAGAGADGQQGEIVAVNTRTEAWLPPVVEAQSGHHSAILRMRLLTDTASRRLLAMDQQHGIAVWQQSNAGDWGHRWLRKPSATENFLYGTFDTLSPNSLVVAADQPQWTIDVIDIDSGAITTRLQRNAPLVNQQSAAYALQLAAEHFLSTEGRTFTPSQLLPSIRDSQGTQVTCVAACNANRYVAAGDELGFLYVWNAQGNLALKAVASFGGYRFESVTFSADGRYLAASAVSVRGDDSIVQVWRLNGAATPELVREFQRSAPIHGLEFSPNTEALVIGNGRKIELLAIEREQALQVLPDREEIASPAQVVFAQELPYRWRTQFEGQNVAFDGQKMKWIEAEGVQWRSTADRNQRFAANSWSLAAQSNTPNAVPQDWVLRGDQRIGRLDLDAHYAVKPNSRVERAAWIRDSEGQVSGVAVSLTGQNDIWVFSLPAKDQNLCPLTRVFRGHEGAVESLDNSPDGLYLISSSADCTIRIWPLIGCVGQSTMQPPRATWGFQFAEVDGVVVAQNPCLTGPLYLKGLREGDRIKEISYESHQAGGTLQRTTFKDPGKLIEFLEKPRFDLAVRFVFERGGVEVPGFQSYAHWREIAAQVIAADREWAVWTPSGFYDASFNGNSLFGWQINRGLERKPDFYRADRFQAVLERPDLLRGLLESGSVEQAADLAGKQKIGFEAVLQNSIALQPHIEILSPTADQVIEGREITVQAEVVLQRGQELATAKAFVSGVVAQHYSESKAEVLADGRQKIRLQWQAVLPADKQLQFQVVCSTREKLVGTDLLQLSRPHALKRVGKPKLYLLSAGVSEYRDSRVPNLELGAANASTFMNAILAKAAEVYDVVPLSLTDANVTPTVWRSTVRQLKSKLEHVRPDDLIVLFASGHGLVDEATDQYYFITANARYNDLMRRNFQDCLSFRELMGWADVPCRKIAILDTCHSGAIQPLESGNLKKAVRYLQGDLVLTLTASEGNQLAAEYRGSQASLFTSAIQSSLLQTPDSNSDGMVDWREFVRQVRTQVTQQSISGAVPQFPTAGPKDLLNVVELPVAFPASDNANRGQDSAFLSAQLQP
- a CDS encoding serine/threonine protein kinase; amino-acid sequence: MDEPPPMRDDSPRADSFIDDDDARVVSAVKQFMEELSAGRKPQLASFLEQHAEIAEVLRPALEGLALVHGAVDKPVPPTPPLMPDAEFRAKPIGDFQITGELGRGGMGIVYDAIQLSLGRRVALKVLPFASGLDAGRLQRFRNEAHAAAQLHHTNIVPVYAVGNDRGLQYYAMQLIEGRTLGELIASLQQTDASPVRDLSSTLSTIGHASSTQEPKPNNSTRKVLSTVLTNSGERTRHFRSMVQLIYQACMALDHAHECGVVHRDIKPGNLLIDGTGKLWVTDFGLAQIEHSDAQLTRSGDALGTVRYMSPEQATGNRLILDHRTDIYSLGVTLYEALTLEPAVRGQDYRDMLNQVAEREPTAPKLVTPGLPTELDTIIRKAIAKEPSQRYATAQKFGDDLRAWLDDKPIAAQPPTWLDRLGKWRKRNNHLVNMAAGLLVVATVGLFVAMLLILHEQRETRAALDSEMRQRAIAEENFRQARLAVDTFSELSETELAYRPEFQSLRRRILETSLEFYRDFLAKRSENAQDSRELSIASEKVERMIGELQLWDDVSPLLLLADPRVLNDLQIAKPQGEELLERVQELQEARMALGDDSGLLMVGSQTDIALKLREFVATLSEQISAQQMLRLRQILRQQHLPFTFLTREIVDALQITPEQQQSISRIIHEERPDRRGPPSNGGPPNFGPGGPGGPGGPGGPGGPGGPGGPGTPPFRPDFGRGGPGNSLSDPLGPPNDRPPRSRDEEGAQDYSEAGHPRNGGQRDLDGDLRWQQSRDRTVERILGVLTSEQRSIWKGLHGPPFAPRPTQ
- a CDS encoding S1C family serine protease produces the protein MSRPSRAEMLACLATGIALLALIWSSSRESAAPLASQTKDSPPRELAATAASLLTLSEGAAQLVETAAKSVVRVDVTLDARLVQSNELETYFGRLPQETIGSGIVLDTDLVLTNYHVVRLSDSITVSGQGAPRRPATLLGFDPLTDLAVLKVANLTLPALKWGDSDEVSSGHLVWAIGSPYGLDQSVSMGVVSSTNRPTLLDSPFQDFLQSDVSINPGNSGGPLIDAQGAVIGINTAIAGDSFAGISFALPSNTAKSVFKQLQQHGEMPRGWLGFQLSNVTRSRAAVAGLDSLQGAYVESLVSEGESPAKQAGILVGDICVSFNGWEVTGPLGLIRQIASTPIDTTVKLRVWRRGQELELDVQVLPRP
- a CDS encoding sulfatase family protein, yielding MFAEEAPPNIVLIIADDMNWDDCGAYGHPAIRTSNIDLLASQGMRFQHAYLTTNSCSPSRSSILTGKYPHNTGAEQLHWPLPEGSPTFAAELRKLGYYTAAAGKWHLGDAVRPHFDRIYEASTAGFVLPSGQNGEAPQMVAAQPSGCEDWVQALEDRPRDRPFFLWLASLDPHREYTRGALDPPHRAEDVIVPAHLPDTPEVREDLRLYYDEIGRLDLYVGRVLEKLAEQNVADNTLILFISDNGRPFPRDKTTLYDGGIRTPWIVRWPARVRAATVSNALVSSVDIASTFLEIARGSSTSPFNSEGMSFAPILSDPLAEHRKHAFAEDHWHDYEDHARCVVTQRYKLIRNDYFDLPSTPSADAGRGLSWQKMLQLQSAGQLPPHQQGCFVAPRPQWELYDLQRDPGELHNCIADAAYQTTRDQLTAALQTWSQETNDYLPTRRTPDEFDRVTGEPDASVRVRPRHSKIEMFGTNGKY